From the Amycolatopsis thermoflava N1165 genome, one window contains:
- a CDS encoding WxL protein peptidoglycan domain-containing protein has protein sequence MLTLRAAAVAAAALFAVLTGAVPATAQDDVPWSVATADGEFGSDRVNYNYTLNPGEQLTDGLVVTNNGSGPLDLAVYAADAFTTTQGKLDLVTRDTASTGVGAWVSPASGAVTIQPGHSSEVPFTLAVPAGATPGDRMGGIVTSLVQDGVERRVGIRIRLRVGGALTPGVSAEDVRVDYSGGDAVLTYTVQNTGNAIVAARQSASVSGPFGSWARAADPVADTPSLLPGEKWPVSVPVHGAVPAVWLTGSVTLTPLLTDAAGSTAVLPAMAVTAHGWAVPWVPLVVVLCGLAVVVFLVRRRTRNRRAAPREEPAEPVPAA, from the coding sequence ATGCTGACCCTTCGAGCGGCCGCCGTGGCGGCGGCCGCGCTGTTCGCCGTGCTGACGGGCGCGGTTCCCGCCACGGCGCAGGACGACGTGCCCTGGTCGGTGGCAACAGCCGACGGCGAGTTCGGCTCGGACCGGGTGAACTACAACTACACCCTGAACCCGGGCGAGCAGCTCACGGACGGCCTGGTCGTCACCAACAACGGCAGCGGGCCGCTCGATCTGGCCGTCTACGCCGCCGACGCGTTCACCACCACGCAGGGCAAGCTCGACCTCGTCACCCGGGACACCGCGTCGACGGGTGTCGGGGCATGGGTGTCGCCGGCGTCCGGCGCGGTGACCATCCAACCCGGACACTCGAGCGAAGTGCCGTTCACACTGGCGGTGCCCGCCGGCGCGACGCCGGGCGACCGGATGGGCGGCATCGTGACGTCGCTGGTCCAGGACGGCGTGGAGCGCCGGGTGGGCATCCGGATCCGGCTGCGCGTCGGGGGCGCGCTGACGCCCGGGGTGTCCGCCGAGGACGTCCGGGTGGACTACTCGGGCGGCGACGCGGTGCTGACCTACACGGTCCAGAACACGGGGAACGCGATCGTCGCGGCGCGGCAGTCGGCGTCGGTGTCCGGCCCGTTCGGCAGCTGGGCCCGCGCGGCGGATCCGGTCGCCGACACGCCGTCCCTGCTGCCCGGCGAGAAGTGGCCGGTCTCGGTGCCGGTGCACGGTGCGGTGCCCGCGGTGTGGCTGACCGGCAGCGTCACGCTCACCCCGCTGCTGACCGACGCGGCCGGTTCGACGGCGGTGCTGCCCGCCATGGCGGTCACCGCGCACGGGTGGGCCGTCCCGTGGGTGCCGCTGGTGGTCGTCCTGTGTGGACTCGCGGTGGTCGTGTTCCTGGTCCGGCGCCGGACCAGGAACCGCAGGGCGGCTCCCCGGGAGGAGCCCGCCGAGCCGGTGCCCGCCGCCTGA
- a CDS encoding MarR family winged helix-turn-helix transcriptional regulator, producing MTDDALDSEQLDAYFALMEVSSLLQHAVEQQLRASGPLSWVQFQILARLANSPGGSQRMTDLADGVVYSRSGLTYQAGLLDKAGLVTRRQSQDDERSVTVTITDAGRDMVNRVLPGHVDVVRTMLFEGLSRRDLTTLSGILSGVRERMRAAPPRSATARRKKT from the coding sequence GTGACCGACGACGCACTCGACTCCGAGCAGCTGGACGCGTACTTCGCGCTGATGGAGGTGAGCAGCCTCCTGCAGCACGCGGTGGAGCAGCAGCTGCGCGCGAGCGGGCCGCTGAGCTGGGTGCAGTTCCAGATCCTCGCCCGGCTCGCGAACTCCCCCGGCGGCAGCCAGCGGATGACCGACCTGGCCGACGGGGTCGTCTACAGCCGCAGCGGGCTGACCTACCAGGCCGGGCTGCTGGACAAGGCCGGGCTGGTCACGCGCCGCCAGTCCCAGGACGACGAGCGCAGCGTGACGGTGACGATCACCGACGCCGGCCGGGACATGGTGAACCGCGTCCTGCCCGGCCACGTCGACGTGGTGCGCACGATGCTGTTCGAGGGGCTGTCCCGGCGGGACCTCACCACGCTGAGCGGCATCCTGAGCGGGGTGCGCGAGCGGATGCGCGCCGCTCCCCCGCGCTCGGCCACCGCGCGCCGCAAGAAGACCTGA
- a CDS encoding NPP1 family protein — MIHSRGFDYDGDGCYPTPAIGPDGTLNPGLNNSGALNGNCHDQSDLDNTNSYSRSKCDNGWCAYVYDLYFEKDQAVPGIDCCGHRHDIEHVVVWVSNGQAEYVSVSAHGEYSTYPRAQVGWEGTHAKVVYHKDGASTHCFRLAGMTETPENHYGTWQYPDLVSWDNYPAGLRDRLMTADFGSASFAIKDSAFASNLAKAKPAGIPFDPAA, encoded by the coding sequence TTGATCCACAGCCGGGGGTTCGACTACGACGGCGACGGCTGCTACCCGACGCCCGCCATCGGCCCGGACGGCACGCTCAACCCGGGTCTCAACAACTCCGGCGCCCTGAACGGCAACTGCCACGACCAGTCCGATTTGGACAACACCAACTCGTACTCGCGGTCGAAGTGCGACAACGGCTGGTGCGCCTACGTCTACGACCTGTATTTCGAGAAGGACCAGGCGGTGCCGGGCATCGACTGCTGCGGGCACCGGCACGACATCGAGCACGTGGTGGTCTGGGTGAGCAACGGCCAGGCTGAGTACGTGTCGGTGTCCGCGCACGGCGAGTACTCCACCTACCCGCGCGCGCAGGTCGGCTGGGAGGGCACGCACGCGAAGGTCGTGTACCACAAGGACGGCGCGAGCACGCACTGCTTCCGGCTCGCGGGGATGACCGAGACGCCGGAAAACCACTACGGCACGTGGCAGTACCCGGACCTGGTGAGCTGGGACAACTACCCGGCGGGCCTCCGCGACCGCCTCATGACGGCCGACTTCGGGTCCGCGAGCTTCGCGATCAAGGACAGCGCTTTCGCGAGCAACCTGGCCAAAGCCAAGCCGGCGGGGATCCCGTTCGACCCGGCGGCGTAG
- a CDS encoding phosphatidylinositol-specific phospholipase C/glycerophosphodiester phosphodiesterase family protein — protein sequence MKRLLLLFFAVVVAGGALPAAAAPRVQPLEHAHAHNDYEHDRPLADALDHGFTSVEADVWLVDGELRVAHDLVDARPGRTLTSLYLKPLAERVHAGGGRVYPRWRESFQLLIDIKSDGPSTYQAVDAALREFRFMLTQWTNGHERSGAVEVVISGNRPRADMLAQRSRLAGYDGRLADLGTGTPAGFMPLVSDNWTNAFTWQGVGPMPAAERAKLHGIVAQAHEAGYRIRFWATPDTAGAAREAIWRELLAAGVDHINTDDLAGLRDFLLANDPAERAAA from the coding sequence ATGAAACGACTGCTGTTGCTGTTCTTCGCCGTGGTGGTGGCCGGGGGCGCGCTGCCGGCGGCCGCGGCGCCGCGGGTGCAGCCGCTCGAGCACGCCCACGCCCACAACGACTACGAGCACGACCGCCCGCTGGCGGACGCCCTCGACCACGGCTTCACCTCGGTCGAGGCCGACGTGTGGCTGGTGGACGGCGAGCTGCGAGTGGCGCACGACCTGGTCGACGCGCGGCCCGGCCGCACCCTGACCAGCCTGTACCTGAAGCCGCTCGCCGAGCGGGTGCACGCGGGCGGCGGCCGGGTCTACCCGCGGTGGCGCGAGTCGTTCCAGCTGCTGATCGACATCAAGAGCGACGGCCCGTCGACGTACCAGGCGGTGGACGCGGCGCTGCGCGAGTTCCGGTTCATGCTCACGCAGTGGACCAACGGGCACGAGCGGAGCGGCGCGGTCGAAGTGGTCATCAGCGGCAACCGGCCGCGTGCGGACATGCTGGCGCAGCGCAGCCGGCTGGCGGGCTACGACGGACGGCTGGCCGACCTGGGCACCGGCACGCCGGCCGGTTTCATGCCGCTGGTGAGCGACAACTGGACCAACGCCTTCACGTGGCAGGGCGTGGGCCCGATGCCGGCGGCGGAGCGCGCGAAGCTGCACGGGATCGTCGCGCAGGCGCACGAGGCCGGCTACCGAATCCGCTTCTGGGCGACACCCGACACGGCGGGCGCCGCGCGGGAGGCGATCTGGCGGGAGCTGCTGGCGGCCGGGGTGGACCACATCAACACCGACGACCTGGCCGGGCTGCGGGATTTCCTGTTGGCGAACGACCCGGCCGAACGCGCCGCGGCTTGA
- a CDS encoding penicillin-binding transpeptidase domain-containing protein — MSSTVQQAAQAAVDGAPGPAMLVAIQASTGDILAVAQNAQVTDGNPLTGLYAPGSTFKIATVTAALERGLARADEQLPCPATVRIGQRTIPNEDLFAFPSLPLHSAFAHSCNTTFAQLASRLPADGLAEAAGRLGLNADFTIPGITTEAGKVVPATGSADQVESAIGQGSVQASPFGLALMAATVASGESVTPQLVRDRPTTVNEGYTAPPREVIAELRTMMREVVTGGTATGLRASGTVHGKTGTAQYGDGSQANGWFVGYQGDVAFSALTLATNSSKPAVALSAAFLNRLP; from the coding sequence TTGAGCAGCACCGTGCAGCAGGCGGCGCAGGCGGCGGTGGACGGTGCGCCGGGGCCCGCGATGCTGGTCGCGATCCAGGCGTCCACCGGGGACATCCTGGCCGTGGCGCAGAACGCGCAGGTCACCGACGGCAACCCGCTGACCGGCCTGTACGCCCCGGGTTCCACGTTCAAGATCGCCACCGTGACCGCGGCGCTGGAACGGGGACTCGCTCGCGCGGACGAGCAACTGCCGTGCCCGGCGACCGTACGGATCGGGCAGCGGACCATCCCCAACGAGGACCTGTTCGCCTTCCCCTCGCTGCCGTTGCACTCGGCGTTCGCGCACTCGTGCAACACGACCTTCGCGCAGCTGGCTTCGCGGCTGCCCGCGGACGGGCTGGCCGAGGCGGCCGGGCGGCTGGGCCTGAACGCCGACTTCACCATCCCGGGCATCACCACCGAGGCGGGCAAGGTGGTTCCCGCGACCGGCTCGGCCGATCAGGTCGAGTCGGCGATCGGCCAGGGCTCGGTGCAGGCCAGCCCGTTCGGGCTCGCGTTGATGGCGGCGACTGTCGCCTCGGGTGAATCCGTGACGCCGCAACTGGTTCGCGACCGCCCCACGACGGTCAACGAGGGTTACACCGCTCCGCCCCGGGAGGTGATCGCCGAGCTGCGGACGATGATGCGGGAGGTCGTCACCGGCGGGACCGCGACCGGCCTGCGGGCGAGCGGAACCGTGCACGGCAAGACGGGCACGGCGCAGTACGGCGACGGCAGCCAGGCGAACGGCTGGTTCGTGGGCTACCAGGGGGACGTCGCGTTCTCGGCGCTGACGCTCGCGACCAACTCGTCGAAGCCCGCCGTCGCACTGTCCGCGGCGTTCCTGAACCGCCTGCCTTGA
- a CDS encoding NTF2-like N-terminal transpeptidase domain-containing protein: MRTKKWLLPCGVLAVIAIVTAAIVVLRGGPDSTPAGDDVAAAVGQYLRTWSDGDDRQAGALTDDPRGAGAALAASRSGLGAAAVTATLQGVSGDSARVRVKWTLGQGRVWTYDNVLTVVAGDGAPRVHFTPAAIHPELGEGDRLAVRAAATGVALVDRDGKPLLRWGAGGPEAVEPSLAPLILPGLGRLLADGGTAWAVSRVDRQGRE; encoded by the coding sequence ATGAGAACGAAGAAGTGGCTGCTGCCCTGCGGCGTGCTCGCGGTGATCGCGATCGTCACGGCAGCGATCGTGGTCCTGCGTGGTGGCCCGGACAGCACACCCGCCGGGGACGATGTCGCGGCTGCCGTCGGGCAGTACCTGCGCACGTGGTCCGACGGCGACGACCGGCAGGCCGGTGCGCTGACCGATGATCCTCGTGGCGCCGGCGCGGCGCTCGCCGCCTCCCGGTCGGGTCTCGGGGCCGCCGCGGTCACGGCGACGCTCCAGGGCGTCAGCGGTGATTCCGCGCGCGTCCGTGTCAAGTGGACCCTGGGGCAGGGCCGGGTGTGGACCTATGACAACGTGCTGACCGTCGTCGCGGGCGACGGCGCGCCGCGCGTGCACTTCACCCCGGCGGCGATCCACCCCGAGCTCGGCGAGGGTGACCGGCTGGCCGTCCGTGCCGCCGCCACCGGGGTCGCCCTGGTGGACCGGGACGGCAAGCCGTTGCTGCGGTGGGGCGCCGGCGGCCCGGAGGCTGTCGAACCGTCGCTCGCGCCGTTGATCCTGCCCGGGCTCGGGCGCCTGCTCGCGGATGGCGGCACCGCCTGGGCCGTGTCGCGGGTCGACCGGCAGGGCCGGGAATAA
- a CDS encoding ABC-F family ATP-binding cassette domain-containing protein, with amino-acid sequence MSATLQAKDLTAGHGHRTLFSGLDLVVAPGDVVGLVGVNGAGKSTLLRILAGVDKPESGEVRLTPPAATVGYLPQEPERRPGESVREFLARRTSVAAAQAELDAATEALTAGADGADDRYAVALDRWLALGGADLDHRAEEVAVELGLSVDLDQPMTSLSGGQAARAGLASLLLSRYDVFLLDEPTNDLDLDGLARLERFVTGLRAATVLVSHDREFLARTVDQVLELDLPQQQVRLYGGGYESYLEERAVARRHARENYEEYAATRASLEERARTQRAWMEKGVRNARRKAGDNDKAGRKFRAEATEKQAAKARQTDRMIDRLEVVEEPRKEWELRMEIAAAPRAGAVVATLRGAVVRRDAFTLGPVDLQIDWADRVAITGANGAGKSTLLAALLGRVPLDAGSASLGSGVEVGEVDQARRLFLGDLPLAEAFAREVPSLADADVRTLLAKFGLAAAHVLRPAATLSPGERTRAALALLQARGVNLLVLDEPTNHLDLPAIEQLESALDSYRGTLLLVTHDRRMLEAVHVTRRLEVVDGKVTET; translated from the coding sequence GTGAGTGCGACCCTCCAGGCCAAGGACCTGACCGCGGGGCACGGGCACCGCACCCTCTTCTCCGGTCTCGACCTGGTGGTCGCGCCGGGTGATGTCGTCGGGCTGGTCGGCGTGAACGGCGCGGGCAAGTCCACGCTGCTGCGGATCCTCGCCGGGGTGGACAAGCCCGAGTCGGGCGAGGTCCGGCTCACCCCGCCGGCGGCGACCGTCGGGTACCTGCCGCAGGAGCCGGAACGCAGGCCGGGCGAGTCGGTGCGCGAGTTCCTTGCCCGGCGCACCTCGGTCGCGGCGGCGCAGGCGGAGCTGGACGCGGCCACCGAGGCCCTGACCGCGGGCGCCGACGGGGCCGACGACCGCTACGCCGTCGCCCTCGACCGGTGGCTGGCGCTGGGCGGCGCCGACCTCGACCACCGCGCCGAGGAGGTCGCGGTCGAGCTGGGGCTGTCGGTGGACCTCGACCAGCCCATGACGTCGCTGTCCGGCGGGCAGGCCGCCCGCGCCGGGCTCGCGTCGCTGCTGCTCAGCCGCTACGACGTGTTCCTGCTGGACGAGCCGACCAACGACCTCGACCTGGACGGCCTGGCGCGGCTCGAGCGGTTCGTCACCGGGCTGCGCGCGGCGACCGTGCTGGTCAGCCACGACCGCGAGTTCCTCGCCCGCACCGTCGACCAGGTGCTGGAGCTGGACCTGCCGCAGCAGCAGGTGCGGCTCTACGGCGGCGGGTACGAGTCGTACCTGGAGGAGCGCGCCGTGGCGCGGCGGCACGCGCGCGAGAACTACGAGGAGTACGCGGCGACGCGCGCTTCGCTGGAGGAGCGGGCGCGCACGCAGCGGGCCTGGATGGAGAAGGGCGTCCGCAACGCCCGCCGCAAGGCCGGGGACAACGACAAGGCCGGCCGCAAGTTCCGCGCGGAGGCCACCGAGAAGCAGGCCGCGAAGGCCCGCCAGACCGACCGGATGATCGACCGGCTGGAGGTCGTCGAGGAGCCGCGCAAGGAGTGGGAGCTGCGGATGGAGATCGCCGCGGCCCCGCGAGCGGGCGCGGTCGTGGCGACGCTGCGGGGAGCCGTGGTCCGGCGTGACGCGTTCACCCTCGGACCGGTGGACCTGCAGATCGACTGGGCGGACCGGGTGGCGATCACCGGCGCGAACGGGGCCGGGAAGTCGACGCTGCTGGCCGCGCTGCTCGGGCGGGTGCCGCTCGACGCCGGGTCGGCGTCGCTGGGGTCCGGGGTGGAGGTCGGCGAGGTCGACCAGGCGCGCCGGCTGTTCCTCGGCGACCTGCCGCTGGCCGAGGCGTTCGCGCGGGAGGTCCCGTCCCTCGCCGACGCCGACGTCCGGACGCTGCTCGCGAAGTTCGGCCTGGCGGCCGCGCACGTGCTCCGCCCCGCGGCGACGCTGTCCCCGGGCGAACGGACCCGCGCGGCGCTCGCGCTGCTGCAGGCGCGCGGGGTGAACCTGCTGGTCCTGGACGAGCCGACCAACCACCTCGACCTGCCTGCCATCGAGCAGCTGGAGTCCGCTTTGGACAGCTACCGGGGCACGCTGCTGCTGGTGACCCACGACCGGCGCATGCTGGAGGCGGTGCACGTGACCCGGCGTCTGGAGGTCGTGGACGGCAAGGTCACCGAGACCTGA
- a CDS encoding short-chain dehydrogenase/reductase has protein sequence MLATLRDLGLPLPGGRTYRVAGRTVLITGGGAGIGRALARVLHARGAVVALVDRDGAALEAAAEELGDRVLTAVADVRDRDGIASAVRGLAGRAGGLDVVVANAGVTPPPATLRQIEPGEFDRVLAVNVTGAFNTVRPALDHLIARRGHVVVVSSAAAFVPGPGGAAYMVSKAAVEQLGRALRLELAGHGVTAGVAYFGVVDTQLARTTLDDDPIGQALEKRLPPPLRRRITAVEAATVLADAIARRAGRTLAPAAWQPWALLRGVVNVAADAYLAADRRTQALIRELEERGKAG, from the coding sequence GTGCTCGCGACACTGCGCGACCTCGGGCTGCCGCTCCCCGGCGGGCGGACCTACCGCGTCGCGGGACGGACGGTGCTGATCACCGGCGGCGGCGCCGGCATCGGGCGGGCGCTCGCGCGGGTCCTGCACGCGCGGGGCGCGGTGGTCGCGCTCGTCGACCGCGACGGGGCCGCGCTGGAGGCGGCCGCGGAGGAACTGGGGGACCGGGTGCTCACCGCGGTCGCCGACGTGCGTGACCGGGACGGGATCGCGTCGGCGGTGCGGGGTCTGGCCGGGCGCGCGGGCGGGCTGGACGTGGTCGTCGCCAACGCCGGGGTCACCCCGCCGCCCGCGACGCTGCGCCAGATCGAGCCGGGCGAGTTCGACCGGGTGCTGGCGGTCAACGTCACCGGCGCGTTCAACACCGTGCGGCCCGCGCTGGACCACCTGATCGCCCGGCGGGGGCACGTGGTGGTGGTGTCCTCGGCGGCGGCCTTCGTCCCCGGCCCGGGCGGCGCGGCGTACATGGTGAGCAAGGCGGCGGTCGAACAGCTGGGCCGCGCGTTGCGGCTGGAGCTGGCCGGGCACGGCGTGACGGCCGGGGTCGCCTACTTCGGGGTCGTCGACACGCAACTGGCGCGCACCACCCTCGACGACGACCCGATCGGACAGGCGCTGGAGAAACGCCTGCCACCGCCGCTGCGCCGCCGCATCACGGCGGTGGAGGCGGCCACGGTGCTGGCCGACGCGATCGCCCGCCGCGCCGGGCGGACGCTCGCCCCCGCGGCGTGGCAGCCGTGGGCGCTGCTGCGCGGAGTGGTGAACGTGGCCGCGGACGCGTACCTGGCCGCCGACCGGAGGACGCAGGCGTTGATCCGCGAGCTGGAGGAGCGGGGCAAGGCGGGGTGA
- a CDS encoding PDR/VanB family oxidoreductase yields MTTAGMRLAAAASGAYRRVFAAGPVAPLLSRPNPVRRTGYDLDVVVRRVRQEAEDVVSLTLAGDDLPAWQPGAHLDVFLPSGLQRAYSLCGDPAESTYRIAVRRLGAGSREIHALREGDRLRVRGPRNAFSLVGNAPSYLFVAAGIGITPILPMARALPGRLVYLGRSRATMPFLSELDGAEVRPDDECGPPDLREILSLAEPGAAVYLCGPPPLTAPAQRILRELNPTASLHTERFSPPVVEGGRPFEVHLRRSGKIVEVGAEESALSAIGRVLDVPYSCRQGFCGTCKVRVLDGEVEHRDRLLTPSERGDAMLVCVSRATGRLVLDL; encoded by the coding sequence ATGACCACCGCGGGCATGCGCCTGGCCGCGGCGGCCAGCGGCGCGTACCGGCGGGTGTTCGCCGCCGGGCCGGTCGCGCCGCTGCTGTCGCGGCCGAATCCGGTGCGCCGCACCGGTTACGACCTCGACGTCGTGGTCCGGCGGGTGCGGCAGGAGGCCGAGGACGTCGTCAGCCTGACGCTGGCGGGCGACGACCTGCCGGCTTGGCAGCCGGGCGCGCACCTGGACGTGTTCCTGCCGTCGGGACTCCAGCGCGCGTATTCGTTGTGCGGAGATCCCGCCGAATCGACCTACCGCATCGCGGTGCGGCGTCTCGGTGCCGGCTCGCGGGAGATACACGCGCTGCGGGAAGGTGACCGGCTCCGGGTACGCGGGCCGCGCAATGCGTTTTCCCTGGTGGGCAACGCTCCGTCGTACCTGTTCGTCGCCGCGGGCATCGGCATCACGCCGATCCTGCCGATGGCCCGTGCCCTCCCCGGGCGACTGGTCTACTTGGGACGATCGCGGGCGACCATGCCGTTCCTGTCCGAACTGGACGGCGCCGAGGTCCGCCCCGACGACGAGTGCGGCCCGCCCGACCTGCGGGAGATCCTGTCCCTCGCCGAGCCGGGCGCCGCGGTCTACCTGTGTGGTCCGCCGCCGTTGACGGCCCCGGCACAGCGGATCCTGCGCGAACTCAACCCCACGGCGTCCCTGCACACCGAACGCTTCAGCCCGCCGGTCGTGGAGGGCGGGCGGCCGTTCGAGGTCCACCTGCGGCGCAGCGGGAAAATCGTCGAGGTGGGCGCGGAAGAAAGCGCTCTCAGCGCGATCGGGCGGGTGCTGGACGTGCCGTACTCGTGCCGTCAGGGGTTCTGCGGCACGTGCAAGGTCCGCGTGCTCGACGGCGAGGTGGAGCACCGCGACCGCCTGCTCACCCCGTCCGAACGCGGCGACGCGATGCTCGTCTGCGTCTCCCGGGCCACCGGCCGTCTCGTTCTCGATCTCTGA
- a CDS encoding metal-dependent hydrolase produces MFRVGKPRIDPRGARRYTGEAYAIAARDVHFSWDDVPLHYIPGEPMATHLINVMHLVLPEGERAMSAALAEALPLIDDPRLREEVTGFVGQEAVHASSHEGARGHLAKLGLPVEPVARKMDWLVDRVLGDHGLSGKAKRAWLCERLGLFAAMEHYTAVVGEWLLGADHLERAGMHPVMLDLIRWHGAEEVEHRNVAFDAFMHVDGGYARRVRTALIASFTLAVLFVGTGRYLYNADPTQDKGGRWWRELISATRRGVTPKLSIFLTEIPKYLRPGFHPSQMGSMDEAVRYLAQSPAANAA; encoded by the coding sequence ATGTTCCGCGTCGGCAAACCCCGCATCGACCCCCGCGGTGCCCGCCGCTACACCGGTGAGGCCTACGCGATCGCCGCGCGCGACGTGCACTTCTCCTGGGACGACGTGCCGCTGCACTACATCCCCGGCGAGCCCATGGCGACGCACCTGATCAACGTGATGCACCTGGTGCTCCCCGAGGGCGAACGGGCCATGTCGGCGGCGCTGGCCGAGGCGCTGCCGCTGATCGACGACCCGCGGCTGCGCGAGGAGGTCACCGGTTTCGTCGGGCAGGAAGCCGTGCACGCCTCGTCCCACGAAGGAGCCCGGGGCCACCTCGCCAAACTCGGCCTGCCCGTCGAACCGGTCGCCCGCAAGATGGACTGGCTCGTCGACCGGGTCCTCGGTGACCACGGCCTGTCCGGCAAGGCCAAGCGCGCGTGGCTGTGCGAGCGGCTCGGCCTGTTCGCCGCGATGGAGCACTACACGGCGGTGGTGGGGGAGTGGCTGCTCGGCGCCGACCACCTGGAGCGCGCCGGCATGCACCCGGTCATGCTGGACCTGATTCGCTGGCACGGCGCCGAGGAGGTCGAGCACCGCAACGTCGCCTTCGACGCGTTCATGCACGTCGACGGCGGCTACGCCCGCCGCGTGCGCACCGCGCTGATCGCCAGTTTCACCCTCGCCGTGCTGTTCGTCGGCACCGGCCGCTACCTCTACAACGCCGATCCCACCCAGGACAAGGGCGGGCGGTGGTGGCGCGAACTGATCAGCGCCACCCGCCGCGGCGTGACGCCCAAGCTGTCGATCTTCCTCACCGAGATCCCGAAGTACCTGCGGCCCGGCTTCCACCCGTCGCAGATGGGCAGCATGGACGAGGCCGTCCGCTACCTGGCCCAGTCGCCGGCCGCCAACGCCGCATGA
- a CDS encoding flavin-containing monooxygenase, whose translation MGERVRVAIIGAGFGGLGTAIGLQRAGIDDFVVLERAADVGGTWHANTYPGAQCDIPSILYSFSFAPNPRWSRLYPYQPEIRDYLRRCAEDFGITPHLRLCHEVREASWRDGAWHLTTNRGDWEAQVLVGAIGPFSEPAVPDLPGLNRFRGATFHTSTWDHGQNLHGRRVAVVGTGASAVQIIPKLQPQVARLTVFQRTPTWIMPHPDRPVTGLPRRLLSQVPGALSLARTGFDLVQEALVPGLVHQPLLLKGMEAVARAHLRRQVRDPRLRAKLTPSYAFGCKRPTFSNAYYPALAQANTDVVTEPIKEVTEHGIVTGDGAEHPADTIVFGTGFRMTDHPGFTRLRGRDGRTLAEVWNGSPRAYLGTTVAGFPNFFLLLGPNSVVYTSQVVTIEAQVAYILDCLRQMDRRGLSTLEVKATAQQDYVRRVDHGLRNSVWNTGGCRSYYLDSAGRNFTFFPGFNRTFRATTRRVDLADYHLERTA comes from the coding sequence ATGGGTGAGCGGGTCCGGGTGGCGATCATCGGCGCCGGGTTCGGGGGGCTGGGCACCGCGATCGGTCTCCAGCGCGCGGGCATCGACGACTTCGTCGTCCTCGAACGGGCGGCCGACGTCGGCGGCACCTGGCACGCCAACACCTACCCGGGCGCGCAGTGCGACATCCCGTCCATCCTGTACTCGTTCTCGTTCGCGCCGAACCCGCGCTGGAGCCGCCTCTACCCCTACCAGCCGGAGATCCGCGACTACCTGCGCCGCTGCGCCGAAGACTTCGGCATCACGCCCCACCTGCGCCTGTGCCACGAGGTCCGCGAAGCGAGCTGGCGGGACGGCGCCTGGCACCTCACCACCAACCGGGGCGATTGGGAAGCGCAGGTGCTCGTCGGCGCGATCGGCCCCTTCAGCGAACCCGCGGTGCCGGACCTGCCGGGCCTGAACCGCTTCCGGGGCGCCACCTTCCATACGTCCACTTGGGACCACGGCCAGAACCTCCACGGCCGCCGCGTCGCGGTCGTCGGCACCGGCGCCTCCGCGGTGCAGATCATCCCGAAGCTGCAGCCGCAGGTCGCGCGCCTCACCGTCTTCCAGCGCACCCCGACCTGGATCATGCCGCACCCGGACCGCCCGGTGACCGGCCTGCCGCGCCGCCTCCTCAGCCAGGTCCCCGGCGCACTGAGCCTCGCCCGCACCGGGTTCGACCTGGTGCAGGAAGCCCTCGTGCCGGGCCTGGTGCACCAGCCGCTGCTGCTCAAGGGCATGGAGGCCGTCGCCCGCGCGCACCTGCGCCGCCAGGTCCGCGACCCGCGGCTGCGCGCCAAGCTCACCCCGTCCTACGCGTTCGGCTGCAAGCGCCCCACCTTCTCCAACGCCTACTACCCGGCGCTGGCCCAGGCCAACACCGACGTCGTCACGGAGCCGATCAAGGAGGTGACCGAACACGGCATCGTCACCGGCGACGGCGCCGAGCACCCGGCCGACACGATCGTCTTCGGCACCGGCTTCCGGATGACCGACCACCCCGGCTTCACCCGGCTGCGCGGCCGGGACGGCCGCACCCTGGCCGAGGTCTGGAACGGCAGCCCGCGCGCCTACCTGGGCACCACCGTCGCCGGCTTCCCCAACTTCTTCCTGCTGCTCGGGCCGAACTCGGTCGTCTACACCTCCCAGGTCGTCACGATCGAGGCCCAGGTCGCCTACATCCTCGACTGCCTGCGCCAGATGGACCGAAGAGGACTGTCCACACTGGAGGTGAAAGCGACGGCGCAACAGGACTACGTGCGGCGCGTCGACCACGGCCTGCGCAACTCCGTGTGGAACACCGGTGGCTGCCGCAGCTACTACCTCGACTCCGCGGGCCGCAACTTCACCTTCTTCCCCGGCTTCAACCGCACCTTCCGCGCCACCACCCGGCGGGTCGACCTCGCCGACTACCACCTGGAGAGGACGGCGTGA